The Pseudanabaena sp. BC1403 genome includes the window CTTTAGTAGGATGGGTTGACTTTAATCGAAATGGTAATTTTGAGGCAACTGAAGCTCAAACTGCATCTGTACCAAGTAGCGCGATCGCCCAAAATATTGTCCTTAGCTGGACAGGCATAACTGTACCTACTGTGGGTAATACCTACGCTCGTTTCCGTATTAGTGATGGCGCTTTGACTACTGCGACACCTAATGGAGCTGTGGGCAATGGTGAAGTTGAAGATTATCAAATCATCATTACTAACGCTGGTGTGCCAGGGCTTAATCTAGTGAAAAGGATTACAGCAATTAACAGCACTCCTATTACTGGATTTGTGGATGGTGCAAATACAGCCACATCTAATGATAATGATACCAATTGGCCCACAGCTAATACCCAATATTTAAGAGGGGCGATCGACTGTACTACAGCATCCCCTTGCAATGGTGGGACGATTTCAAGTGTTGCTCCTGGAGGATTAATAGAATATACAATCTACTTCCTATCTAATGGTGCAATCCCAGCGAGAAATGTACAGTTATGCGATCGCATCCCCGCGAATACGATTTTCCAACCTGACACCTATGGATCTGGTAATGGAATTCTGCTGGGTTGGAATACTACAGGTGGAGCATTACCTTTACCCGATCCTACAAATTCGACTTTAGGCGCAGGTAAAGTTGCACTCAACAATGTGCCAGATGCAGATGCAGGTCAATTCATAGCGGCAAATGTATCGGTAACTAATGCTCCAGTGCCTTGTAACGATGGAAGTACAAATCCCGACGGTGCACTCTTAGTCCGACTTGGTGCAGCTACCAATGTCCCTAATGCTACAGGATCAGGTACTCCTACTAATTCCTATGGGTTCATCCGTTTTCAGGTGAGAGTTAAATGATGGAGATAGTATGAACCTGTACAATCTCTGTTAGCTGTAAATTATTCAGTCCCACAATTTAGCTAACTGCCAAAATGAGCCATCCTAATTTTTCTGATTTAGTAAATTGTCTACAATTGCGATCTCAAAATCAGTCCAATCAGATTGTATTTACATTTTTGGTAGATGGAGAATTAGATGCAGTTCATCTCAGTTATGGAGAACTAGATTTACAAGCACGGGCGATCGCCGCGCAATTGCAAACTCTGGTTTCATCAGGTTCGCGAGTACTGCTGTGCTATCCATCAGGACTTGAATTTATTAGTGCCTTTTTTGGTTGCCTCTATGCAGGAGCGATCGCCGTTCCTGTCGCCCCACCCAAGCGGGGGCAGATGCAGTCGCGCTTGCAGGCGATCGTGAATGATGCTCAGCCTACAGTGGTACTAACGACATCAGCATTATTAGATAGCTTAAAGCAGGCTTGGCAGAGTTTGCCAGAGTTACCATCTGTGCAATGGATAGCAAGCGATCGCCTATCTGATGATCTGGCGGCACAGTGGCAACACCCAGAAATTAAGCTAGATAGTATTGCTTTTTTGCAATATACCTCTGGCTCGACAGGCAGCCCCAAAGGTGTGGTGGTTAGCCACCAAAACCTACTCCACAACTCCGCCTATATCCAGACTGCTTTTGAACTAGATCAAAAGAGTGCTTCGGTGAGTTGGTTACCAAATTTTCATGATATGGGGCTAATTGATAGCATTATTCAGCCGATATATTCAGGTTTTCTGGGTGTGTTGATGTCGCCTGCGTCTTTCTTGCAAAAGCCAATGCGTTGGTTAGCAGCAATTTCGCGCTATCGAGCCACCCATTGCGGTGGTCCCAATCAAGGCTATGAGTTATGTGTCCGCAAAATTAGTGAAGACCAAATTAATCAGGCACAAATCGATTTAAGTAGTTGGCAAAGTGCTTATACAGGTGCAGAACCAATTAGGCGATCGACATTAGAACAATTTGCAGCGAAGTTTCAGCCTTTAGGATTCCAGTCTAAATTTTTCTATCCTTGCTACGGCATGGCCGAATCGACACTGATGATTTCGGGTGGTAATGTTGAGGCAGAGCCAGTTTATAGCGTGATTGCCGCGCCAGCGCTCGAACAAAAGCAGGTTGTCACAGTTGCCGAAACTGCCCCGAATGCCAAACACTTTGTAGGCGTTGGCAAAGCATGGTTGGATACCAAAATTGCGATCGTCGATCCAGACACACATACAGAATGCCATCCCGATCGCATCGGTGAAATCTGGGTATCGGGTGGCAGTGTGGCTCTCGGCTATTGGCAGCAACCCGAAGCGACTAAAGCCACATTTCAAGCAAACCTTGTGGGTAATCCAGCAGATTGGTTGCGGACTGGTGATTTAGGTTTTGTGTGCGACGGAGAACTTTTTATCACGGGAAGACTCAAAGATTTGCTCATCCTGTGGGGACGCAATCATTATCCTCAAGATATTGAATTAACCGTCCAAACCTGTCATCCTGCAATGCGGATTGACGCTGGAGCAGCTTTTTCGATCAATGTCGATCGCCAAGAATGTTTGGTAATTGTCCAAGAAGTAGAGCGTACTGCATTACGTGAACTCAATATTGAGGCGATCATCACCTCAATTCGTCAAGCAGTTTCAGAGCAGTATGAGATTTCCGTATATGCGATCGCACTAATCAAACCAGCAAGCATCCCCAAAACCTCAAGCGGAAAGATTCAACGTCAGGCTTGCCGAGAAAAATTTTTAGTTAATAGCCTAGATATAGTTGGTCAGTGGACACAACCTCAATCAGATATAAATGCTCTCACCATACTAGAAACCCCAGAATCAATATCAGGAAATTCTTTGACCGAAGAAGCCATATCTGACTGGATTGTGACTCGCCTTAGCCAAGTTGCCAACCTCGATCCAGATGAGATTGATATTGATGAGCCACTCTCTCGTCATGGCTTAGACTCATCGGTTTTGCTTAGCCTCACCGCAGATTTAGCTGATTGGCTTAAGCAACAACTAATGCCAACTTTGTTTTGGGAATATCCCACGATCGCCGAGCTAGCTGCTTATCTGATTACACTAAAGTAAGTAGATGATCATAATTAATTGCAAACCCAAATTTGTAAGGTTGCCCTCCAGCGAAGGAGCAACCTTACAAATTTGGGTCAAAGGTGGGCAATGCTACTAATCATTTGAAAACCACTACTAGTATGACAACGAACTCGGTCAAATTCGATCCATTTTCTCCAGATTTTCATGCTAATCCCTATCCTATTTATGATTGGTTGCGTCAGCACGATCCAATTCATTGGAGCTTTATGCAAGCTTGGGTAATCACCCGCCATCATGATGTTGATGCATTACTCAAAGCCCCACAACTGCATGTTGATGAT containing:
- a CDS encoding AMP-binding protein, which encodes MSHPNFSDLVNCLQLRSQNQSNQIVFTFLVDGELDAVHLSYGELDLQARAIAAQLQTLVSSGSRVLLCYPSGLEFISAFFGCLYAGAIAVPVAPPKRGQMQSRLQAIVNDAQPTVVLTTSALLDSLKQAWQSLPELPSVQWIASDRLSDDLAAQWQHPEIKLDSIAFLQYTSGSTGSPKGVVVSHQNLLHNSAYIQTAFELDQKSASVSWLPNFHDMGLIDSIIQPIYSGFLGVLMSPASFLQKPMRWLAAISRYRATHCGGPNQGYELCVRKISEDQINQAQIDLSSWQSAYTGAEPIRRSTLEQFAAKFQPLGFQSKFFYPCYGMAESTLMISGGNVEAEPVYSVIAAPALEQKQVVTVAETAPNAKHFVGVGKAWLDTKIAIVDPDTHTECHPDRIGEIWVSGGSVALGYWQQPEATKATFQANLVGNPADWLRTGDLGFVCDGELFITGRLKDLLILWGRNHYPQDIELTVQTCHPAMRIDAGAAFSINVDRQECLVIVQEVERTALRELNIEAIITSIRQAVSEQYEISVYAIALIKPASIPKTSSGKIQRQACREKFLVNSLDIVGQWTQPQSDINALTILETPESISGNSLTEEAISDWIVTRLSQVANLDPDEIDIDEPLSRHGLDSSVLLSLTADLADWLKQQLMPTLFWEYPTIAELAAYLITLK